The proteins below are encoded in one region of Anaerosporomusa subterranea:
- a CDS encoding CAP domain-containing protein: MIITFKKKLVSGVLAFSLMTTSFGGAFAASAYANTPENVASESEQTETPNKDILIGLAAIGVIAALASGGDDDKSSKQSSGSTTPQQPQTPSTPSGTTLSAQEQQALTLLNNDRAKNGLPALKSNSQLTRVAESHAKDMIARGYFAHNTPEGKTPFQRMQEAGITYSTAGENLAINSSVAAAETAFMNSSGHRANILNSSYTDVGVGVVQNSSGQMYVVQEFIRK; the protein is encoded by the coding sequence ATGATAATTACATTCAAAAAGAAACTCGTCTCCGGCGTGCTTGCCTTTTCGCTGATGACCACGTCTTTTGGCGGCGCATTTGCCGCATCTGCTTACGCTAACACTCCGGAAAACGTTGCTAGCGAATCAGAGCAGACAGAAACACCAAACAAAGACATTTTAATTGGTCTTGCAGCAATCGGAGTGATCGCCGCACTCGCTAGCGGTGGCGATGACGACAAATCCTCTAAACAAAGCTCGGGCTCAACGACACCACAGCAACCACAAACGCCATCCACACCAAGTGGAACTACCCTCTCTGCGCAAGAGCAGCAGGCCCTTACGTTGTTAAACAACGACCGCGCCAAAAATGGTCTGCCAGCGCTCAAATCAAACAGTCAATTAACCCGCGTGGCGGAAAGCCATGCAAAAGATATGATTGCCCGTGGCTATTTCGCCCACAATACTCCTGAAGGCAAAACTCCATTTCAACGCATGCAGGAGGCAGGCATCACTTATAGTACCGCCGGTGAAAACCTGGCAATCAACAGTAGCGTAGCCGCTGCTGAGACGGCTTTTATGAACAGTTCAGGTCATCGGGCCAACATTTTGAATTCCAGCTATACTGACGTTGGTGTTGGTGTAGTGCAAAACTCCAGCGGTCAAATGTACGTTGTTCAAGAATTTATTCGCAAGTAG
- a CDS encoding PepSY-associated TM helix domain-containing protein: MLTIYQTAKKLHLWVGLILALVLLMESVTGLILAEPGLLGQEKSRPPMANPPSNSEQNKSAEVRNDNPPHTRTNRETPPTNGLNVAKGLHQGRLGEWNAKWLVDLAAIGMIFLTLTGIYIAIPILRARSRRKGRP, encoded by the coding sequence GTGCTGACGATCTATCAAACAGCAAAAAAACTTCATCTTTGGGTTGGTTTGATCCTAGCACTGGTACTTCTGATGGAATCGGTAACTGGCTTGATATTGGCGGAACCAGGGCTTTTGGGACAGGAAAAATCACGGCCACCGATGGCAAATCCACCATCAAACTCTGAGCAAAATAAATCTGCCGAGGTGCGAAACGATAACCCGCCGCACACTCGGACAAACCGAGAAACTCCACCGACGAACGGATTAAATGTTGCCAAAGGACTCCATCAAGGCAGATTAGGCGAATGGAACGCAAAATGGCTTGTTGATCTTGCAGCAATTGGAATGATTTTTCTCACTTTGACAGGAATTTATATCGCCATTCCGATTTTGCGGGCACGAAGCAGACGCAAAGGGCGCCCCTAG
- a CDS encoding DUF192 domain-containing protein — protein MLVNVTRNKCLATNLRIADGFFSRLKGLLGTDCLPEGTALLITPCSSVHTFGMTYPIDVLFIGVDHKVLKIATSLRPGRTAWCGKGHYVVELPAVAVEASQTQVGDEIRLICSSGENPV, from the coding sequence TTGCTTGTCAATGTGACGCGTAATAAGTGCTTAGCCACGAATCTGCGTATAGCTGATGGCTTTTTTAGCCGGTTAAAAGGTCTGTTAGGGACAGATTGCTTGCCCGAGGGGACAGCTCTACTGATTACTCCCTGTTCGAGTGTTCATACTTTTGGCATGACCTACCCCATTGATGTACTTTTTATTGGCGTTGATCATAAGGTATTAAAAATTGCCACTTCGCTACGACCAGGACGCACAGCTTGGTGTGGTAAGGGTCACTATGTCGTCGAACTGCCTGCCGTGGCAGTTGAAGCTAGCCAAACCCAAGTTGGCGATGAGATTAGGCTAATTTGCTCGAGTGGTGAAAACCCGGTGTAG
- the hydE gene encoding [FeFe] hydrogenase H-cluster radical SAM maturase HydE — translation MTASVDLIARAESAHELTHAEIEQILADDSINDILFAAADRVRDKYVGEEVHLRGLVEFSNICKQNCRYCGLRRDNHDIERFRQTPDEIVHMAEKAAAFGYKTLVLQSGEDEWFTVERMTDIIRRIKALGVAVTVSIGEKTSEDYQAYRQAGADRYLLRIETTDRALYEEHDPGMSFDNRLRCLEDLRALGYEVGTGCLIGLPGQTLSSLADDILFFKKIDADMIGVGPFIPNPDTPLKDAVGGSFTLARKVMSLVRLLLPDSNIPATTAMESLNPQGRMIALQSGANVVMPNVTEGNYRRMYALYPGKICINDTPGHCRNCITGKIQAIGRRVADTQGFRKKAPDR, via the coding sequence ATGACAGCTTCAGTAGACTTGATTGCGCGGGCAGAATCTGCGCATGAATTAACTCATGCAGAGATTGAACAGATTTTAGCGGACGACTCGATTAATGATATTCTCTTTGCTGCTGCTGATCGTGTACGCGATAAATATGTTGGTGAAGAGGTTCACTTACGCGGTCTGGTCGAGTTTTCGAATATTTGCAAACAAAACTGCCGTTATTGTGGACTGCGGCGTGATAATCATGACATCGAACGATTCCGTCAGACACCGGACGAAATCGTGCACATGGCGGAAAAAGCGGCGGCGTTCGGCTATAAAACTCTGGTGCTGCAATCAGGCGAAGATGAATGGTTTACGGTCGAGCGAATGACAGATATTATCCGCCGCATTAAAGCCCTAGGGGTAGCGGTGACAGTCAGCATTGGTGAAAAAACGTCTGAAGATTATCAAGCATATCGGCAGGCCGGAGCTGATCGTTATCTATTGCGAATCGAAACAACCGATCGAGCTCTGTATGAGGAACACGACCCAGGCATGAGCTTTGACAATCGCCTACGCTGTTTAGAGGATTTACGGGCTTTGGGCTATGAAGTCGGCACAGGCTGCCTTATTGGCTTGCCTGGGCAGACGCTTTCCTCGCTGGCGGATGATATCCTCTTCTTTAAGAAGATCGATGCTGACATGATTGGCGTTGGGCCGTTTATTCCGAACCCTGACACACCACTTAAGGATGCGGTAGGAGGCTCGTTTACCCTGGCGCGCAAAGTTATGTCTCTGGTCAGATTATTATTGCCAGACAGCAATATTCCAGCGACCACGGCAATGGAAAGCCTGAATCCGCAAGGGAGAATGATCGCATTGCAGAGTGGTGCTAATGTGGTCATGCCCAATGTGACTGAAGGCAATTACCGCCGAATGTATGCGCTTTACCCAGGAAAAATCTGCATTAATGATACACCGGGACATTGCCGGAACTGCATTACCGGTAAGATACAGGCGATTGGGAGGCGGGTTGCTGACACCCAGGGCTTTCGCAAAAAGGCGCCAGACCGTTGA
- the larA gene encoding nickel-dependent lactate racemase — protein MSDKTFEIGFGRGKLTFTLPAEKIIQEIDGRPVEPITDIPAAVRHALNHPIGTPPLKEIVKSGESVVIVVSDITRAWIRHDQFLPTLLDELNAAGIPDSDISIVVALGAHRPHTPEEDILVCGKAVCDRVAVYQHDAFNEENLAYIGTTSGGTAAYINKQVAEADRFILTGGIVYHLMAGFGGGRKSVIPGISGYKSIQANHTFCLHKEVGKGLNPNCGSGMLDANDMNKDCCEYTALAKPDFLLNAVFTPDGKFAKFVAGQWHDAWLEGTKAVEQIYGIPVAERADLVVASAGGFPKDINLYQGSKTIDNAYLAAKPGGVVICCLECPDIYEPPEFSDWFKHPTLLEHELALRAGFTVPGYVAFKCANIAREVSLIIVTKPENADFIRNAGMIPAASAEEATAIAREKLGREDYSVILMGHAANTVPVLGR, from the coding sequence ATGTCCGATAAAACGTTTGAAATTGGCTTTGGCAGAGGTAAGCTTACGTTTACTCTTCCGGCTGAAAAGATAATCCAAGAAATCGATGGTCGTCCGGTTGAGCCTATTACTGATATCCCGGCGGCAGTACGTCATGCTCTGAATCATCCAATCGGTACTCCGCCACTGAAGGAAATCGTAAAATCTGGCGAGAGTGTAGTGATTGTCGTTAGCGATATCACCCGGGCTTGGATCAGGCACGATCAGTTTCTGCCCACTTTGCTAGACGAGCTCAACGCAGCCGGCATACCGGATAGCGATATTTCTATTGTTGTGGCCCTTGGCGCTCACCGTCCCCATACACCGGAGGAAGATATCCTGGTGTGTGGCAAAGCGGTATGTGACCGGGTCGCAGTCTATCAGCATGATGCGTTTAACGAAGAAAACCTGGCCTATATCGGTACAACCAGCGGCGGCACCGCAGCATATATCAACAAGCAGGTAGCCGAGGCTGACCGGTTTATCCTGACAGGCGGCATTGTCTATCATTTGATGGCAGGCTTTGGCGGCGGGCGGAAAAGCGTTATCCCAGGCATCAGCGGCTATAAGAGCATTCAAGCCAATCATACCTTCTGCCTCCATAAAGAAGTCGGCAAGGGACTTAATCCTAACTGCGGCTCCGGCATGCTTGACGCCAATGATATGAACAAAGATTGCTGCGAATATACCGCTTTGGCTAAACCAGACTTCTTGTTGAATGCGGTATTTACTCCTGACGGCAAATTTGCAAAGTTTGTTGCCGGCCAATGGCACGATGCCTGGCTGGAAGGAACCAAAGCCGTTGAGCAAATTTACGGCATTCCTGTTGCCGAGAGAGCCGACTTAGTGGTTGCTTCCGCCGGCGGCTTTCCCAAAGACATCAACCTGTACCAAGGCTCCAAAACGATTGATAATGCCTATCTGGCAGCTAAGCCGGGCGGAGTCGTCATTTGCTGCTTGGAATGTCCTGACATCTATGAGCCGCCTGAGTTCAGCGACTGGTTTAAGCATCCGACTCTTTTGGAACACGAACTGGCGCTGCGTGCCGGCTTTACCGTCCCGGGCTATGTAGCCTTCAAATGCGCCAATATTGCCCGCGAGGTTTCACTGATTATCGTTACTAAGCCGGAAAATGCCGATTTTATCCGTAATGCAGGCATGATCCCGGCAGCCAGCGCCGAAGAAGCGACGGCGATTGCCCGCGAGAAACTGGGGAGAGAGGATTATAGCGTTATACTCATGGGCCACGCAGCCAATACAGTTCCCGTACTAGGGCGTTGA
- a CDS encoding energy-coupling factor ABC transporter permease, with translation MKKKNIWMIGLALTLGLLPQQAFAMHIMEGFLPPKWCIAWGTLTIPFIVAGFFSIQKTVNEHPKTKMLLAMAGAFAFVLSALKIPSVTGSSSHLTGVGFGTILFGPTAMAVLGLIVLLFQTILLAHGGLTTLGANAFSMAVVGPLVSFATYKIIKKAKGPQWLAVFLAAALGDLLTYVTTSVQLALAFPAETGGFVASLIKFMGIFAITQIPLAISEGILTLMMFNAIAAYSKDELKYLRILSKEA, from the coding sequence ATGAAGAAAAAGAACATCTGGATGATTGGTCTCGCACTCACGCTTGGATTATTACCTCAACAGGCATTTGCCATGCACATAATGGAGGGATTTCTTCCGCCAAAATGGTGTATTGCTTGGGGTACCTTGACAATCCCGTTTATAGTAGCAGGGTTCTTCTCGATTCAAAAGACGGTTAATGAACATCCCAAAACAAAAATGCTGCTGGCAATGGCAGGGGCATTTGCATTTGTATTATCCGCGCTAAAGATCCCTTCTGTTACAGGAAGCTCTTCACATCTTACTGGTGTTGGGTTTGGAACTATTTTATTCGGACCCACGGCTATGGCTGTACTGGGATTGATAGTTCTACTATTTCAAACTATCTTGCTTGCACATGGTGGATTAACAACACTTGGAGCTAATGCTTTTTCCATGGCAGTTGTTGGACCTTTAGTTAGCTTTGCTACATATAAAATTATAAAAAAGGCAAAGGGACCACAGTGGCTTGCGGTTTTCCTTGCAGCAGCCCTTGGTGACTTGCTGACTTATGTGACTACATCTGTACAGCTTGCACTTGCCTTCCCGGCTGAAACAGGTGGTTTTGTAGCCTCCCTTATCAAGTTTATGGGGATATTTGCGATAACACAGATACCACTAGCTATCAGTGAAGGTATTCTGACGCTGATGATGTTTAATGCGATTGCAGCATATAGCAAAGATGAACTTAAATATTTAAGAATACTGTCAAAGGAGGCTTAG
- a CDS encoding energy-coupling factor ABC transporter substrate-binding protein, with protein sequence MSEDAFKQDKKNHVMIKNLILSAIVIGLTVIPLSMLRDAEFGGSDDKAEAAITEINSNYTAWFSPIWEPPSAEVESLLFSLQAAVGSGIIFYGLGYMRGRKKQEDATKE encoded by the coding sequence ATGTCTGAAGATGCTTTTAAACAAGATAAGAAAAATCATGTAATGATAAAAAATCTTATCCTGAGTGCAATTGTTATTGGCCTTACTGTTATACCACTTTCAATGCTAAGAGATGCTGAATTTGGTGGCTCTGATGATAAAGCCGAAGCTGCCATAACAGAAATCAATTCAAACTATACGGCCTGGTTCTCACCAATCTGGGAGCCGCCCAGCGCGGAAGTAGAAAGCTTGCTTTTCTCACTTCAGGCAGCTGTCGGATCAGGTATAATTTTCTATGGATTAGGATATATGCGAGGAAGGAAGAAGCAAGAAGACGCGACTAAGGAATGA
- the cbiQ gene encoding cobalt ECF transporter T component CbiQ, translating into MMNIDKYAYMSKLKHTDPLQKLIFSVLTLCVCLWADSIQVSALVLLIMGWCTVYKGGTPLVLFLKMMMAPTSFLVIGVLPIAVNLSLNKEIFLFSISIFGAYAGVTQSSIQTAAHLVAKALGAVACLYYLSLNTPMVDLLAVLHRLKIPTLFIELMGLIYRFIFILFETAETMFTAQSSRLGYTSLASSYRALAALATTLFISAFKRSDELYTALEARGYDGELNVLEEPFKAHWTEYIFPGLVNLFLILIACFEKMYWG; encoded by the coding sequence ATGATGAATATAGACAAATATGCGTATATGTCAAAACTAAAACATACTGATCCTTTGCAGAAACTGATCTTTTCCGTTCTTACCCTTTGCGTATGCCTCTGGGCAGATTCTATTCAAGTATCTGCTTTGGTGCTGCTAATAATGGGATGGTGTACTGTCTATAAAGGCGGTACTCCATTGGTTTTATTTTTAAAGATGATGATGGCGCCAACTTCTTTTTTGGTCATAGGGGTATTGCCGATAGCTGTAAATCTTTCTTTGAATAAGGAAATTTTTCTTTTTTCTATTTCTATCTTTGGAGCGTATGCAGGCGTAACCCAGTCAAGCATTCAAACAGCAGCGCATCTGGTTGCTAAGGCTTTGGGAGCGGTAGCATGCCTGTATTATTTGTCGCTTAATACACCGATGGTGGATTTATTGGCTGTACTCCACAGACTGAAAATACCAACACTTTTTATTGAGTTAATGGGACTTATTTATCGGTTCATCTTTATACTTTTTGAGACTGCTGAAACGATGTTTACAGCTCAAAGCTCACGCTTGGGGTACACGAGTCTTGCTTCGTCATACCGCGCCCTTGCTGCACTTGCGACAACTCTTTTTATCAGTGCCTTCAAAAGATCTGACGAACTATACACAGCTCTTGAGGCTAGAGGGTATGACGGTGAACTCAATGTACTTGAAGAACCGTTTAAAGCTCATTGGACTGAGTACATTTTTCCGGGGTTGGTAAATTTGTTCCTGATTTTGATAGCTTGTTTTGAAAAGATGTACTGGGGGTAA
- a CDS encoding ATP-binding cassette domain-containing protein: MAENILEVRDLQYKYSDGTHALKGLTLGIKQGKSTAVLGGNGAGKSTLFLSLNGIFKPTAGEVLFNGIPLDYSRKGLKELRKSVGIVFQDPDKQLFSASVYQDISFGAMNMKLPEEEVQRRVNIAMERTGIVHLKDKPTHCLSFGQKKRVAIAGVLVMEPEVLVLDEPTAGLDPLGVSEIMKLLKELQKDLKLSVVISTHDIDIVPLYCDYTYVINEGKIILEGTPKEVFSHPDELRKIHLRLPRIGHLMEILKDKDNFEFTETANTIAEARKTLNKLRGKNRLV, encoded by the coding sequence ATGGCTGAAAATATATTGGAAGTGCGAGACCTCCAATACAAATATAGTGACGGAACACATGCCTTAAAGGGCTTGACACTTGGAATAAAGCAGGGTAAGTCAACTGCTGTTTTGGGAGGCAATGGAGCAGGAAAATCAACGTTGTTCCTTTCTCTCAATGGAATATTTAAACCTACAGCCGGTGAAGTTTTATTTAACGGCATTCCTCTGGATTATTCTAGAAAAGGACTTAAAGAACTTCGGAAATCTGTGGGTATTGTTTTTCAAGACCCTGACAAACAATTGTTTTCAGCAAGTGTATATCAGGATATTTCATTTGGGGCGATGAACATGAAATTACCTGAAGAAGAAGTTCAGAGGAGAGTAAATATTGCCATGGAGCGAACGGGGATAGTTCACCTCAAAGACAAGCCCACTCACTGTCTCAGCTTTGGGCAGAAAAAGCGTGTAGCTATTGCTGGAGTGCTAGTTATGGAGCCCGAAGTGCTTGTTCTGGATGAACCGACTGCGGGGCTAGACCCTTTAGGGGTAAGCGAAATTATGAAACTCCTTAAAGAACTACAAAAAGATCTGAAGCTATCTGTAGTTATATCAACTCATGACATTGATATTGTTCCGCTTTATTGTGATTATACCTATGTAATCAATGAGGGTAAGATTATTCTGGAAGGCACTCCTAAAGAAGTGTTTTCTCATCCTGATGAGTTAAGAAAGATACATCTTAGACTGCCGAGGATCGGGCATCTCATGGAGATATTGAAAGATAAGGATAACTTCGAATTCACAGAGACTGCAAATACAATAGCTGAGGCGAGAAAAACATTAAATAAATTGAGAGGGAAGAATCGGCTAGTATGA
- a CDS encoding sirohydrochlorin chelatase, which yields MTGILILAHGSRQKETENTLLKILELVKAELKSDLIQHAFLQFSNNNLEKGLKRLIDQGATQIQVIPYFLFDGVHILEDIPAEIKEFLKAYPDVKIDFGQTLGADQRLAQILVDRVRILNGEDKCVLE from the coding sequence ATGACAGGAATTTTAATTTTAGCTCATGGTAGCAGACAAAAGGAAACAGAAAATACTTTATTGAAGATCCTTGAGCTGGTAAAGGCAGAGCTGAAGTCGGATCTGATTCAACATGCCTTTTTACAGTTTTCCAATAATAATTTGGAAAAAGGTCTAAAAAGACTCATCGATCAGGGAGCTACGCAGATCCAGGTGATCCCTTATTTCCTATTCGACGGTGTCCACATCTTGGAGGATATTCCAGCAGAAATCAAAGAATTTTTAAAAGCATATCCTGATGTAAAAATCGACTTTGGCCAAACCCTGGGAGCAGATCAAAGGCTGGCTCAGATCTTAGTGGACCGGGTAAGAATTTTGAATGGTGAAGACAAATGCGTACTGGAATAA
- the cbiD gene encoding cobalt-precorrin-5B (C(1))-methyltransferase CbiD, which yields MRTGITTGTCAAAAAKAAILVWKNQLPTIVEVVSPQGRVIAVPIAAATVTAEGGNASVRKDAGDDPDITNGVMICAAIQILQHSTEVVFKAGDGVGTVTKPGLAVPVGEPAINPGPRAMITQAVRDVLPAQTGAIVTISIPEGERLAARTLNPILGITGGLSIIGSTGIVEPMSEEAFKNSLTPQISVVKALGYDSIVFVPGKMGQDFAVKRYGLPSDAVVQTSNFVGHMLEKAVHYGMKQVLLLGHLGKMVKVAAGNFHTHNRMADARLETIAAYMAASGASQHTTQEILACNTAEATIPIIAELQMTDVYQVLAARASLRAERYVFADLRVGTTILSLRGELLGLDENAREIGGSLGWNIK from the coding sequence ATGCGTACTGGAATAACTACTGGTACTTGCGCCGCAGCAGCGGCAAAAGCTGCCATATTAGTTTGGAAAAACCAGTTGCCGACAATTGTTGAAGTCGTATCGCCGCAAGGCAGGGTTATCGCTGTGCCGATCGCTGCCGCAACCGTGACAGCTGAGGGCGGCAACGCTTCGGTTCGTAAAGATGCTGGCGATGATCCAGATATTACTAATGGTGTGATGATCTGCGCCGCAATACAGATATTGCAGCACAGTACTGAGGTCGTTTTCAAAGCCGGAGACGGTGTAGGTACAGTGACCAAGCCCGGCCTTGCTGTACCGGTAGGCGAACCGGCGATCAATCCCGGTCCGCGAGCCATGATTACGCAAGCGGTGCGTGACGTGCTGCCTGCCCAAACAGGCGCTATTGTAACCATCTCCATTCCGGAGGGCGAGAGACTGGCTGCGCGCACTCTGAATCCCATTTTAGGGATAACTGGAGGTCTGTCGATTATTGGCAGTACTGGTATTGTTGAACCAATGTCAGAGGAGGCTTTTAAGAATTCCCTTACTCCTCAGATTAGCGTAGTCAAAGCCTTAGGCTATGACAGCATTGTTTTTGTCCCTGGTAAAATGGGACAAGATTTTGCCGTGAAACGTTATGGTTTACCATCGGACGCGGTTGTTCAGACGAGTAATTTTGTCGGTCACATGCTGGAGAAGGCAGTGCATTACGGCATGAAACAGGTCTTGCTGCTGGGCCATTTAGGTAAAATGGTTAAAGTAGCTGCAGGCAATTTTCATACCCACAATCGCATGGCAGACGCCCGACTAGAAACGATAGCCGCATATATGGCGGCAAGCGGCGCGTCGCAACATACTACCCAAGAGATCCTTGCCTGCAATACGGCAGAGGCCACTATCCCAATTATCGCCGAATTACAGATGACTGACGTATATCAGGTGTTGGCTGCAAGAGCTAGTCTAAGAGCAGAACGCTATGTATTTGCTGATTTGCGGGTGGGGACAACAATCCTTTCTTTGCGTGGGGAACTTTTAGGGCTTGATGAGAACGCCCGGGAGATTGGGGGAAGCTTAGGATGGAACATAAAATAA
- the cbiE gene encoding precorrin-6y C5,15-methyltransferase (decarboxylating) subunit CbiE yields MEHKITVVGIGPGSPDYLLPVAARAINAARIIVGSKRAITAFAPAAAETYIIDRDIKGVLAYIRAQLSINDVAVMVSGDPGFYSLLSALRQEFGAERLRVIPGISSVQLAFARIAELWQGAELISMHGRTVADETLRYLPGKKLGILTDPQHNPSHIAQVLIAFGWPPATQVWLCANLSYENEQIFAASIAEAVNTPGFDHSVMVVTA; encoded by the coding sequence ATGGAACATAAAATAACGGTAGTGGGTATCGGTCCCGGATCGCCTGACTATCTACTGCCAGTTGCCGCTCGGGCGATTAATGCAGCGCGGATCATTGTCGGGAGCAAGCGGGCAATAACGGCTTTTGCGCCTGCCGCCGCAGAGACCTATATCATTGATCGCGATATCAAGGGTGTCTTAGCCTATATCCGTGCACAATTGTCGATAAACGATGTTGCTGTTATGGTGTCAGGTGATCCTGGCTTTTATAGCCTGCTTTCAGCTTTGCGTCAGGAATTTGGCGCAGAGCGTTTACGGGTGATTCCAGGCATTAGCTCGGTTCAGTTGGCTTTTGCTCGCATCGCTGAGCTATGGCAGGGGGCAGAGCTGATCAGCATGCACGGCCGCACAGTCGCCGACGAGACGCTGCGCTATCTGCCAGGTAAAAAGCTGGGGATTTTGACTGATCCGCAGCATAATCCGAGTCATATTGCACAAGTGCTGATCGCTTTTGGTTGGCCACCGGCAACACAAGTTTGGCTGTGCGCTAATCTGTCCTATGAAAATGAGCAGATATTCGCTGCTTCCATAGCCGAAGCGGTGAATACGCCTGGTTTTGATCATTCTGTAATGGTGGTGACTGCATGA
- the cbiT gene encoding precorrin-6Y C5,15-methyltransferase (decarboxylating) subunit CbiT: protein MKTYFPGIADVDFSRGDVPMTKQEVRILALAKAKITETDTVIDIGAGTGSLSVEAGLQAKKGRVFAIEREIAGIELIRSNAEKFGADNIVPILGTAPDALADLPQADVIFIGGSGGRLPAILAQADALLKTGGRLVVMAITVETLYHVLEFMRAKLDYEVEACGVQITRIHPVGASHMLQGLNPIYIIAGTKGDR, encoded by the coding sequence ATGAAAACATACTTTCCCGGGATTGCTGATGTTGACTTTAGCCGCGGCGATGTGCCGATGACGAAGCAGGAAGTAAGGATACTAGCATTGGCAAAAGCCAAGATTACAGAAACAGATACTGTTATCGACATTGGCGCCGGCACAGGCTCGCTTTCGGTGGAAGCAGGGCTGCAGGCGAAGAAGGGACGCGTTTTCGCTATCGAGCGCGAGATCGCCGGTATTGAGCTAATCCGCAGTAATGCAGAAAAATTTGGTGCCGATAATATTGTTCCAATTCTAGGGACGGCTCCGGATGCGCTAGCTGATTTACCGCAGGCGGATGTTATTTTTATCGGTGGCAGCGGCGGGCGTCTGCCGGCGATACTGGCTCAGGCGGATGCTCTGTTAAAGACGGGCGGCCGCTTGGTAGTTATGGCAATTACGGTGGAAACGCTGTATCACGTTCTGGAATTTATGCGCGCTAAACTAGACTATGAAGTTGAGGCCTGTGGCGTACAAATCACGCGGATTCACCCTGTCGGAGCAAGTCATATGCTGCAGGGGCTGAATCCAATTTATATAATTGCAGGCACAAAAGGAGATCGATAA
- the cobI gene encoding precorrin-2 C(20)-methyltransferase: MSEQMLANCGKFFGVGVGPGDPSLLTIRAAEVLKQVDVVCIPRSRAENDSVAMKVASAYIAKTAEIMEVLTPMVRDAETLEAEWQRGAEKIAKYLLSGKNVAFITIGDAMLFSTYTYLMKKVREIIPGVAVESIPGVTSFSAAAAYLNEALAEGSEKLAIIPAIDDPEQLREIFAQFSNVVLMKVAGKYDQIVNVLAELGLKDNAVYMSRIGYPEQFVSFDLDSLRGTKLDYLSLLLVKREGF, translated from the coding sequence ATGTCAGAACAAATGCTGGCAAACTGCGGCAAGTTCTTCGGCGTTGGAGTTGGCCCAGGTGATCCTAGCTTACTAACTATTCGGGCGGCTGAAGTATTGAAACAGGTTGATGTTGTTTGTATTCCGCGTTCTCGGGCGGAAAATGATAGTGTTGCTATGAAAGTAGCGAGTGCCTATATTGCCAAAACGGCAGAGATCATGGAAGTGTTGACACCGATGGTCCGTGATGCGGAAACGCTGGAAGCAGAATGGCAACGCGGCGCGGAGAAGATCGCCAAGTACTTATTAAGCGGTAAGAATGTTGCGTTTATCACGATTGGTGATGCTATGCTATTTAGCACTTATACCTATTTAATGAAGAAAGTGCGTGAAATCATCCCTGGTGTAGCTGTCGAAAGCATTCCCGGCGTCACGTCTTTCTCCGCTGCGGCCGCATATCTAAACGAGGCGCTGGCAGAAGGCAGTGAAAAACTTGCGATTATCCCTGCGATTGATGATCCCGAACAACTGAGAGAAATATTTGCTCAGTTTTCTAATGTAGTGCTGATGAAAGTAGCCGGCAAGTATGATCAAATCGTGAATGTACTGGCTGAATTGGGCTTAAAAGATAACGCGGTATATATGAGCAGAATCGGCTATCCAGAACAGTTTGTCAGCTTTGATTTAGATAGTCTGCGAGGAACGAAGCTCGATTATTTGTCTTTACTACTCGTGAAACGGGAGGGGTTTTAA